A window of Carboxydocella sporoproducens DSM 16521 genomic DNA:
AGATTGGGTAGTAGTTTCCGTCAATATGGTCAAAGCCAAGACAGCATTCAAGACACGCAAAGCCAGAAACAGGGCTTTTTGCCCGCCTTCCACAGTTGCGGTCAATTTAAAGGCCAGTATATTTCCCGTCCAGAGCGGCTGCCCTGGAGTGATAAAGGGAACCAGCAAAACCATCACTCCGGCAAAAGGCAAGAACCAGATTAGTCTTTTCAGCAAGGCAACAGGGCTAATTCGCGCCAGCAGCGCTATTCCCAGTAAGACCAGAGCAGCAACTGCCAGCAGTAAAATATTTTTAATGGTGGAGAAAATGATAATCATCGAAATGAGGGAGAGAATTTTCAAGCGAGTTTCCAGCTGCAGCAGAGGGGAACGCCCTGCGGCAACAGTTGGGAAGTCCCCGTGATAACCTGCCTGGCACATAGCTATTCATTCCTTTCCAGAACGATCTTATGATCCACCAGGGCCATTTCCACAATCCGGCCTTTTATGGTTTTGCGCTGACCGAAAATATTCTCCAGATATAACTCATTACCCTGGGGGATGATTTTGTCTACCCGTTCCAGCAGCAATTCCTCTTTTTCCCCCTGGCGTAGATAGGCATTGGCCTCACACATAGCCTAGCTCCTCCTTTCCTTGCCACCGATTAAGAGTTTGCCCACTGCGTACATAAATATAAATACCAGACAAGTCCCCACAATTCCTGCCACAGCCGTAGCTATTTTTTCATTTTGAATACCGGGAAAAAGATAGTCAGGGATAGGAGAAGAGAACAATGAGGTTCCCTTTTCCAGAAAGCCATGATCTTCGGCTACCCGTTCCAGGCCATCCGGGCTGGAGGAGGC
This region includes:
- the cbiQ gene encoding cobalt ECF transporter T component CbiQ: MCQAGYHGDFPTVAAGRSPLLQLETRLKILSLISMIIIFSTIKNILLLAVAALVLLGIALLARISPVALLKRLIWFLPFAGVMVLLVPFITPGQPLWTGNILAFKLTATVEGGQKALFLALRVLNAVLALTILTETTTQSQLLQGLRQLGLPDLLVSLIAFTLRYFSLLGSELERMQTARQARGFQRGKGLYHWRTMKTLGQMVGMLFLRATERGDRIYIAMLARGYQGEVACSTQMAPRWQDWVTGAAIVSMGILLKIAEISGVEKWL
- a CDS encoding CooT family nickel-binding protein; the encoded protein is MCEANAYLRQGEKEELLLERVDKIIPQGNELYLENIFGQRKTIKGRIVEMALVDHKIVLERNE
- a CDS encoding PDGLE domain-containing protein yields the protein MKGKILSGLGLALAIAAFLSPFASSSPDGLERVAEDHGFLEKGTSLFSSPIPDYLFPGIQNEKIATAVAGIVGTCLVFIFMYAVGKLLIGGKERRS